The following are from one region of the Bacillus methanolicus MGA3 genome:
- a CDS encoding murein hydrolase activator EnvC family protein, with product MKRSLLTLSVAATVGVGSLFTGVAANSAMASTKLQDLQNKKSELQRKRSSVESGINKADQEIKRLQNEQDKVTAEIERLNLAIDDTNEKINEKNEQITETKAQIEKLRGDIAVLQERIKKRDKMLKERARSFQETGGMVSYIDVLMGAQSFADFIDRVGAVATIVEADQDILREQKEDKDLLEQKQAKVENDLAELEKMRAELENMKQQLNSQKAEKDRLMASLKTQEKHMDSEKLALEEEKEVLAAQESAMQKAIQLEQQRLAALERQRQAQAHISRSSGNSGGGNSGGGSDLSTPPVSGGMFMKPANGIFTSGFGPRDGEFHAGIDIANTAHVPVVAAADGVVIRSYYSSSYGNCIFISHSINGQIYTTVYAHLQSRLVGTGAVVSKGQQIGVMGNTGDSHGQHLHFEIHKGPWNPAKSNAVNPLNYLSM from the coding sequence TTGAAAAGGTCATTATTAACCCTATCCGTTGCAGCAACGGTAGGAGTAGGGAGTTTGTTTACAGGGGTTGCTGCTAATTCAGCAATGGCATCTACCAAATTGCAAGATTTACAAAATAAAAAGAGTGAACTTCAAAGAAAGCGTTCAAGTGTAGAATCGGGGATTAATAAAGCAGATCAAGAGATTAAGAGATTACAAAATGAACAGGACAAAGTCACTGCAGAGATTGAGAGACTGAATCTTGCAATTGACGATACAAATGAAAAAATTAATGAGAAGAATGAGCAAATCACTGAAACAAAAGCACAAATTGAAAAGTTAAGAGGCGATATTGCCGTATTGCAAGAACGGATTAAAAAACGCGATAAAATGCTAAAAGAGAGAGCCCGTTCATTTCAAGAAACCGGCGGAATGGTAAGCTATATTGATGTTTTAATGGGTGCCCAAAGCTTTGCAGATTTTATTGATCGAGTAGGGGCAGTAGCAACGATCGTGGAAGCTGACCAGGATATTCTTCGTGAGCAAAAAGAAGATAAAGATCTTTTAGAGCAGAAACAAGCAAAGGTTGAAAACGATTTAGCAGAGCTTGAAAAAATGCGTGCCGAACTTGAAAACATGAAACAGCAGTTGAACTCTCAAAAAGCGGAAAAAGACCGATTAATGGCATCATTAAAAACACAGGAAAAGCATATGGATTCAGAAAAGCTTGCACTTGAAGAAGAAAAAGAAGTGCTTGCAGCCCAAGAATCAGCTATGCAAAAAGCGATTCAGTTAGAACAGCAGCGTCTTGCCGCACTTGAAAGACAAAGACAAGCACAAGCTCATATCAGCAGAAGCAGCGGAAACAGCGGCGGCGGAAACAGCGGAGGCGGTTCAGATCTTTCAACTCCGCCAGTTTCAGGCGGAATGTTCATGAAGCCTGCAAATGGCATCTTTACTTCGGGATTTGGTCCACGCGATGGCGAATTCCATGCAGGCATTGATATCGCAAACACTGCACATGTTCCGGTAGTAGCAGCAGCTGACGGTGTTGTTATCCGTTCCTATTATTCTTCTAGCTATGGAAACTGTATCTTTATTTCGCACTCTATTAATGGCCAGATTTACACAACTGTCTATGCTCACTTGCAAAGCAGACTCGTTGGTACAGGCGCAGTTGTTTCAAAAGGCCAGCAAATTGGTGTAATGGGGAATACCGGAGATTCCCACGGCCAGCACTTGCACTTTGAAATTCATAAGGGCCCATGGAATCCTGCTAAATCCAATGCAGTAAATCCATTAAATTACCTATCTATGTAA
- the ftsX gene encoding permease-like cell division protein FtsX, translated as MKASTFRRHLRESFKSLGRNGWMTFASVSAVTVTLILVGVFFVIMMNLNKVASTIEEDVEIRVHIDLAANKQDQQVLRKKIEQIPEVKSVTFSSKEQELNHLITSLGEDGKVFKLFEQDNPLNDVFIVKTKNPTDTMKVAKKIEKMEYAAKVKYGQGSVEKLFKFIKASRNVGLVLIIGLLFTAMFLISNTIKITIVARRREIEIMKLVGATNAFIRWPFFLEGLWIGLIGSILPIALVSSAYYYAYDYLEPKLANHFIKILDFNPFVYQVAGLLIIMGALIGIWGSLMSMRKFLKV; from the coding sequence ATGAAAGCTAGCACTTTTCGCCGTCATCTTAGGGAAAGTTTTAAAAGCCTTGGAAGAAATGGATGGATGACCTTTGCGTCCGTAAGCGCCGTAACTGTAACACTTATATTAGTTGGTGTGTTTTTCGTCATTATGATGAATCTCAATAAAGTGGCATCGACCATAGAAGAGGACGTGGAAATCCGCGTTCACATCGATCTCGCTGCTAATAAACAAGATCAGCAAGTTCTGAGAAAAAAAATAGAACAGATCCCGGAAGTAAAAAGCGTTACATTCTCCTCTAAAGAACAAGAGCTTAATCACTTGATTACGAGTTTGGGAGAAGATGGAAAAGTCTTTAAGCTGTTCGAACAGGATAATCCGTTAAACGATGTATTTATCGTAAAGACGAAAAATCCAACAGATACGATGAAGGTTGCGAAGAAAATTGAAAAAATGGAGTACGCGGCAAAGGTAAAATACGGGCAAGGTTCTGTTGAAAAGTTATTTAAATTTATCAAAGCAAGCCGGAATGTTGGACTGGTTTTAATTATCGGTTTGTTATTTACAGCAATGTTTTTGATCTCCAATACGATAAAAATTACGATTGTTGCGAGAAGAAGAGAAATTGAGATTATGAAATTAGTTGGAGCGACCAACGCCTTTATTCGCTGGCCGTTTTTTCTTGAAGGATTATGGATTGGATTGATCGGTTCGATCTTGCCGATTGCCCTTGTATCATCAGCTTATTATTATGCTTACGATTATTTAGAGCCAAAGCTGGCCAATCATTTTATAAAAATACTAGATTTTAATCCTTTTGTGTATCAAGTTGCCGGATTACTCATTATAATGGGAGCTTTAATCGGAATTTGGGGAAGCTTGATGTCAATGAGAAAGTTTTTAAAGGTTTAG
- a CDS encoding PDZ domain-containing protein, protein MAQTWLSELLRGTGKLFFHPVFYYLVFLAGILGVSRVKRERRNFHIRVEDAYFELRQLFPLGIAAGLIISVVAITAGIVIPFAAVILAALFTFLWSLTTKVRLLAPAYTLGAAFFALIIAAQQGWSLPFMSDLFTSLNEKIYPSIPVLLALLIIGEGSLILKNGHKGTSPKLMKSKRGLTVGVHEVKRLWMLPVFLLLPGGAIQPPFEWWPVFSFGEQSYSLFLVPFAVGFHQQIQGLLPKEAVQLVGRRVIVLGAITFIISIAGYWWPITSIAAVALAVLGREVITLHQRLYEENLPFYFSKRNNGLMILGIIPESPASKMALQVGEMVTKVNGLSVNNEKSFYEALQRNRAHCKLEVLDVNGQIRFVQRALFEGDHHELGILFVHDEKKQDSAVG, encoded by the coding sequence GTGGCTCAAACATGGCTTTCGGAATTGTTAAGGGGGACAGGCAAGTTATTTTTTCACCCCGTGTTTTATTATCTTGTCTTCCTGGCTGGAATATTAGGAGTCTCCCGGGTTAAAAGGGAAAGGCGGAATTTTCATATCCGTGTTGAAGATGCGTATTTCGAACTGAGGCAGCTGTTTCCGCTTGGAATTGCAGCTGGACTTATTATCTCTGTCGTTGCGATAACAGCAGGCATAGTTATTCCATTTGCAGCGGTTATTTTGGCAGCGCTATTTACATTTTTGTGGAGCCTTACGACAAAAGTACGGCTGCTTGCTCCGGCCTATACGTTGGGAGCGGCATTTTTTGCCCTCATTATCGCCGCTCAGCAAGGTTGGTCACTTCCATTTATGTCAGATCTTTTTACAAGCCTTAATGAAAAAATTTATCCATCGATCCCTGTTTTGCTTGCTCTCTTAATCATTGGTGAAGGATCTTTAATTCTTAAAAATGGACACAAAGGCACTTCGCCGAAATTAATGAAAAGCAAGCGCGGATTGACAGTTGGGGTTCATGAAGTAAAGCGTCTTTGGATGCTTCCGGTGTTTCTGCTCTTGCCGGGAGGAGCAATCCAACCTCCGTTTGAATGGTGGCCCGTATTTTCATTTGGCGAGCAGTCATATTCTCTATTTTTGGTGCCGTTTGCCGTCGGGTTTCATCAACAAATCCAAGGTTTGCTGCCAAAGGAAGCTGTTCAGCTTGTTGGAAGAAGAGTTATCGTGTTGGGAGCAATTACTTTCATCATTTCGATCGCGGGCTATTGGTGGCCGATCACGTCCATTGCAGCAGTAGCGCTTGCGGTTCTCGGCAGAGAAGTCATTACGCTGCACCAGAGGCTTTATGAAGAGAATCTTCCATTTTATTTTTCCAAACGAAATAACGGCCTAATGATTCTTGGCATCATCCCGGAATCACCTGCCAGCAAAATGGCATTGCAGGTCGGAGAAATGGTGACGAAAGTGAATGGACTCAGTGTCAACAATGAAAAATCATTTTACGAAGCATTGCAGCGAAACAGAGCCCATTGTAAGCTTGAGGTGCTGGATGTAAACGGACAAATCCGTTTTGTTCAACGTGCCCTATTCGAAGGCGACCATCATGAGCTCGGGATCCTTTTCGTCCATGATGAGAAAAAGCAAGATAGTGCAGTGGGTTAA
- the ftsE gene encoding cell division ATP-binding protein FtsE — protein MIQMQDVHKKYPNGVTALNGIDVKIEQGEFVYVVGPSGAGKSTFIKMIYREEKPTKGAILINGVDLSRLKDKKVPLLRRNIGVVFQDFKLLPKLTVYENVAFALEVIEEQPALIKKKVMETLELVGLKHKARMLPTELSGGEQQRVSIARSIVNSPKVVLADEPTGNLDPDTSWEIMSIFEEINARGTTVVMATHNKDIVNTMQHRVIAIENGRIVRDEEKGEYGYES, from the coding sequence ATGATTCAAATGCAGGATGTGCATAAAAAATATCCAAATGGTGTTACAGCTCTTAACGGCATCGATGTAAAAATCGAACAGGGAGAATTTGTTTATGTTGTTGGACCGAGCGGCGCCGGGAAGTCTACGTTTATTAAAATGATATATCGTGAAGAAAAACCTACTAAAGGAGCCATTTTAATAAACGGTGTGGATCTTAGCAGATTAAAAGACAAAAAAGTTCCGCTTCTCCGCCGCAATATTGGGGTAGTGTTCCAAGATTTTAAGCTGCTTCCTAAGTTGACAGTGTACGAAAATGTTGCTTTTGCTTTAGAAGTAATTGAAGAGCAGCCGGCATTGATAAAGAAAAAAGTAATGGAAACTCTCGAACTTGTAGGCTTAAAGCATAAAGCACGCATGCTTCCGACGGAACTTTCTGGCGGGGAACAGCAGCGGGTTTCGATTGCACGTTCCATTGTTAACTCACCGAAAGTTGTATTAGCGGACGAGCCCACGGGAAATCTTGATCCGGATACTTCGTGGGAAATTATGAGCATCTTTGAAGAAATCAATGCGAGAGGAACGACAGTAGTTATGGCTACACATAACAAGGATATCGTTAACACGATGCAGCACCGCGTCATTGCGATTGAAAACGGCAGGATTGTTCGTGACGAGGAAAAAGGAGAATATGGCTATGAAAGCTAG
- the secA gene encoding preprotein translocase subunit SecA, translating into MLGILNKVFDQNKRELKRLTKLAEQIDALASDTEKLTDDQLREKTKEFKARYQNGESLDDLLVEAFAVVREGAKRVLGLYPYKVQLMGGIALHDGNIAEMKTGEGKTLTATMPVYLNALTGRGVHVVTVNEYLASRDANEMGKLYEFLGLTVGLNLNGMSQEEKQKAYAADITYGTNNEFGFDYLRDNMVLYKHQKVQRPLYYAVIDEVDSILIDEARTPLIISGTAQKSTQLYIQANAFVRTLKKDVDYTYDEKTKSVQLTEEGITKAERAFGIDNLYDISHVTLNHHINQALKANVSMHRDVDYVVQDGEIVIVDQFTGRLMRGRRYSDGLHQAIEAKEGLEIQNESMTLATITFQNYFRMYEKLAGMTGTAKTEEEEFRNIYNMNVVVIPTNKPVIREDRPDLIYATMEGKFRAVVEDIAERHKKGQPVLVGTVAIETSEYISKLLQKKGIRHNVLNAKNHEREAEIIAQAGQRGAVTIATNMAGRGTDIKLGEGVRELGGLAVIGTERHESRRIDNQLRGRSGRQGDPGVTQFYLSMEDELMRRFGSDNMKAMMERLGMDDSQPIQSKMVSKAVESAQKRVEGNNFDARKQLLQYDDVLRQQREIIYKQRDEVLESENLREIVEGMIQSVIERNVEAYAPSHEDQDEWNLQGIIDFVNGNLLQEGDITINDIRGKEPEEISELIFSKVKERYDEKEELLGPEQMREFEKVIVLRAVDSKWMDHIDAMEQLRQGIHLRAYGQIDPLREYQSEGYAMFESMVASIEEEVAKYIMKAEIRNNLERQEVAKGQAVNPKEGGEKPKKKPIVKTIDIGRNDPCYCGSGKKYKNCHGA; encoded by the coding sequence ATGCTTGGGATTTTAAATAAAGTGTTTGATCAAAATAAACGCGAGTTAAAACGACTTACAAAGCTGGCTGAGCAAATTGATGCTCTTGCTTCTGATACAGAAAAATTGACGGATGACCAGCTTCGTGAAAAAACTAAAGAATTTAAAGCGCGCTATCAAAATGGCGAGTCTTTAGATGATCTGCTTGTCGAGGCCTTTGCCGTTGTGCGCGAAGGGGCAAAGCGCGTGCTCGGCTTGTATCCATATAAAGTTCAATTAATGGGAGGCATCGCCCTTCATGACGGAAATATCGCCGAAATGAAGACAGGGGAAGGAAAAACATTAACAGCAACCATGCCGGTGTATTTAAATGCCCTTACCGGCAGAGGTGTTCACGTTGTTACTGTCAACGAATACCTTGCAAGCCGTGATGCCAATGAAATGGGAAAACTTTATGAATTCCTCGGACTCACGGTAGGATTAAACTTAAACGGGATGTCGCAAGAAGAAAAGCAGAAGGCATATGCAGCCGACATTACGTATGGAACAAATAACGAGTTCGGGTTTGACTACTTGCGTGATAATATGGTGCTTTACAAGCATCAAAAAGTGCAGCGTCCTCTTTACTATGCGGTTATTGACGAGGTCGATTCCATTTTGATTGACGAAGCTCGTACTCCGCTGATTATTTCTGGAACTGCACAGAAGTCAACCCAGCTATATATCCAGGCAAATGCATTTGTCCGGACATTAAAAAAAGACGTAGATTATACGTATGATGAAAAAACAAAAAGCGTTCAGTTGACAGAAGAAGGGATTACAAAAGCAGAACGGGCTTTTGGGATCGATAACTTGTATGATATTTCTCATGTGACACTGAACCATCATATTAACCAGGCGCTTAAAGCAAATGTTAGTATGCATCGCGACGTAGATTACGTTGTGCAGGACGGTGAAATTGTCATCGTTGACCAATTTACCGGCCGCCTAATGAGAGGCCGGCGCTACAGTGATGGTCTTCACCAGGCAATTGAAGCAAAAGAAGGCCTTGAAATTCAAAATGAAAGCATGACGCTGGCAACGATTACGTTCCAAAACTATTTCCGTATGTATGAAAAACTGGCCGGTATGACCGGTACAGCGAAAACGGAAGAAGAGGAATTCCGCAATATTTATAACATGAATGTTGTTGTGATTCCGACAAACAAGCCAGTCATTCGTGAAGACCGGCCTGATTTGATTTACGCTACGATGGAAGGCAAATTCCGTGCAGTCGTTGAAGACATTGCCGAACGCCATAAAAAAGGACAGCCTGTTCTTGTCGGTACTGTTGCTATTGAAACATCTGAATATATTTCAAAACTTTTACAGAAGAAAGGCATTCGCCATAATGTCTTAAATGCGAAAAACCATGAACGCGAAGCAGAGATTATCGCTCAGGCAGGACAGCGCGGCGCTGTAACGATCGCGACAAACATGGCCGGACGCGGTACGGACATTAAGCTTGGCGAAGGAGTCAGAGAGCTTGGCGGACTAGCTGTTATTGGTACAGAGCGCCATGAGAGCCGCCGGATCGATAATCAGCTGCGCGGACGTTCTGGCCGTCAAGGGGATCCGGGTGTTACTCAATTTTATCTTTCCATGGAAGATGAATTAATGCGGCGTTTCGGATCTGACAATATGAAAGCAATGATGGAACGCCTTGGCATGGATGATTCCCAGCCGATTCAAAGCAAAATGGTTTCCAAAGCGGTTGAATCTGCGCAAAAACGTGTAGAAGGCAACAACTTTGATGCCCGTAAGCAGCTGCTTCAATATGACGATGTACTTCGCCAACAGCGTGAAATCATTTACAAACAGCGGGATGAAGTGCTTGAATCAGAAAACCTTCGTGAAATCGTTGAAGGCATGATTCAATCCGTTATTGAACGAAATGTTGAAGCTTATGCGCCAAGCCATGAGGATCAAGATGAATGGAACTTGCAGGGCATCATTGATTTTGTCAACGGAAACCTTCTTCAAGAAGGAGATATAACAATTAACGACATTCGCGGCAAAGAGCCGGAAGAAATTTCGGAACTTATTTTTTCTAAGGTAAAAGAGCGCTACGATGAAAAAGAAGAGCTGCTCGGACCTGAGCAAATGCGTGAATTTGAAAAAGTGATCGTGCTTCGTGCCGTTGACTCTAAATGGATGGATCACATTGACGCGATGGAACAGCTTCGCCAAGGCATCCACTTGCGTGCATACGGGCAGATTGACCCGCTTCGTGAATACCAGAGCGAAGGATATGCGATGTTTGAAAGTATGGTAGCTTCGATTGAAGAAGAAGTTGCAAAATATATTATGAAGGCTGAAATCCGAAATAACCTCGAGCGTCAGGAAGTAGCCAAAGGCCAAGCGGTGAATCCGAAAGAGGGCGGCGAAAAGCCGAAGAAAAAACCAATTGTCAAAACCATTGACATAGGCCGCAACGACCCATGCTACTGCGGCAGCGGCAAAAAATATAAAAACTGCCACGGAGCATAG
- a CDS encoding winged helix-turn-helix transcriptional regulator — protein sequence MIEGKWKLIILCHLGLKGTKRFMELKKLIPNITQKMLTNQLRELEEDGLVHREVYPVVPPKVEYSLTEQGKSLMTVLKMLEDWGKNYIKQIEKNAAAR from the coding sequence GTGATAGAGGGAAAATGGAAATTAATCATTTTATGCCATTTAGGGTTAAAAGGGACAAAACGGTTTATGGAACTAAAAAAATTAATCCCTAACATTACGCAAAAAATGCTAACCAATCAATTAAGGGAATTAGAGGAAGACGGGCTAGTTCATAGGGAAGTATATCCCGTTGTTCCTCCAAAAGTCGAATATTCCTTGACAGAACAGGGAAAAAGTTTAATGACTGTTCTCAAAATGTTGGAAGATTGGGGCAAAAATTATATCAAACAAATTGAAAAGAATGCGGCTGCTCGATAA
- the cccB gene encoding cytochrome c551, producing the protein MKKKLLALLMGASLVLAACGGGNEANKNDNTSTNNGGGGTTTANAGDPQKIFNQKCSSCHGQNLEGGVGPNLQKVGSKLSKDEIEKTIANGRGAMPKGLLQGDELSAVAQWLSNKK; encoded by the coding sequence ATGAAAAAGAAGCTACTTGCCTTATTAATGGGTGCTTCTCTTGTTTTGGCTGCCTGCGGCGGCGGAAATGAGGCTAATAAAAATGACAACACGTCAACAAATAACGGCGGCGGTGGAACAACAACTGCGAATGCAGGCGATCCTCAAAAAATATTTAACCAAAAATGTTCAAGCTGCCACGGCCAAAATCTTGAAGGCGGAGTAGGTCCTAACCTTCAAAAGGTTGGTTCCAAACTTTCAAAAGATGAAATTGAAAAAACGATCGCTAATGGAAGAGGCGCCATGCCTAAAGGCTTGCTTCAAGGTGATGAACTTTCAGCTGTAGCTCAATGGCTGTCTAACAAAAAATAA
- a CDS encoding S41 family peptidase, producing the protein MNRKWIALLMVGSLVTGAGGTYAGMKWAEGNEGKANREQAEEQLSGSESSLNKTDLTKFEQAYSLILNKYVEKVDKEQLVEGAIQGMLSTLKDPYSVYMDKDTARQFSETLESSFEGIGAEVSMIDGKIVIVSPFKDSPAEKAGLKPNDQILKVDGKSVEGLDLYEATLKIRGERGTKVTLEISRQGLKEPLTVEIKRDKIPQITVYSDEKKVNGKDIGYIELTSFSENTAQEFKTQLRSMEKDGIDGLVIDVRGNPGGLLSTVEEIARELVTNKKPYVQIEKRNGERERFFSLLKKPKPYPIAVLVDKGSASASEILAGALKEAQGYPLIGEHTFGKGTVQQPVPMVDGSNIKLTLYKWLTPDGNWIHKKGIEPDIKVRQPNIFHTHPLKIEKALEKDMNNEQVKYAQQMLDELSFEPGRTDGYFSESTAKAVKAFQLQHDLKPTGIIDEKTAFALQGAIMEEMKKEKNDLQLQTALRLLARSAR; encoded by the coding sequence ATGAATCGCAAGTGGATTGCTTTGTTAATGGTTGGATCATTAGTTACAGGAGCTGGCGGTACTTATGCTGGAATGAAATGGGCCGAAGGAAATGAGGGGAAGGCGAATCGGGAACAGGCCGAAGAACAGTTATCCGGCAGCGAAAGCAGCTTAAATAAAACGGACTTAACTAAATTTGAACAGGCCTACAGCCTCATTTTAAACAAGTATGTTGAAAAGGTGGACAAAGAGCAGCTTGTTGAAGGGGCTATTCAAGGGATGCTTTCTACTTTAAAAGACCCTTATTCTGTTTATATGGATAAAGATACCGCCAGGCAATTTAGTGAGACGTTAGAATCCTCGTTTGAGGGAATTGGAGCCGAGGTCAGCATGATTGACGGTAAGATTGTGATTGTCTCTCCATTTAAGGATTCACCTGCCGAAAAAGCAGGTTTAAAGCCCAATGACCAAATTCTCAAAGTGGATGGAAAAAGTGTTGAGGGGCTCGATTTATACGAAGCAACTTTAAAAATCCGCGGTGAAAGAGGCACAAAGGTAACGCTGGAAATTTCCCGCCAGGGGCTGAAAGAACCGTTAACCGTTGAAATTAAACGTGATAAAATTCCGCAAATCACTGTTTATTCAGACGAGAAAAAAGTGAATGGAAAAGACATCGGCTATATTGAATTAACTTCTTTTTCCGAGAATACAGCCCAAGAATTTAAAACGCAGCTGAGGTCAATGGAAAAAGACGGGATTGATGGACTTGTGATTGATGTTCGCGGAAATCCGGGGGGCCTTCTCTCAACCGTTGAAGAAATAGCGAGAGAACTTGTGACAAACAAAAAGCCATATGTGCAAATTGAAAAACGCAATGGAGAAAGGGAACGCTTCTTTTCCCTTCTAAAAAAACCAAAACCATATCCGATTGCTGTCCTTGTTGATAAGGGGAGCGCCTCTGCCTCGGAAATATTGGCAGGTGCTTTAAAAGAGGCGCAAGGGTATCCGTTAATCGGAGAACATACTTTTGGAAAAGGAACCGTTCAGCAGCCTGTACCGATGGTAGACGGCAGCAATATTAAGCTGACACTGTATAAATGGCTTACGCCAGATGGAAACTGGATTCATAAGAAGGGAATTGAACCGGATATCAAAGTCAGACAGCCTAATATTTTCCATACACATCCTTTAAAAATTGAAAAAGCCCTCGAGAAAGACATGAACAATGAGCAAGTAAAATATGCCCAGCAAATGCTAGATGAATTAAGTTTTGAACCGGGCCGGACCGATGGGTACTTTAGCGAGTCGACAGCAAAAGCAGTCAAAGCGTTTCAACTCCAACATGACTTAAAACCAACGGGCATCATTGACGAAAAGACAGCTTTTGCACTTCAAGGGGCGATTATGGAAGAAATGAAAAAAGAAAAAAATGATTTGCAGCTGCAAACCGCCTTGCGGTTGTTAGCGCGGTCAGCACGGTGA
- the prfB gene encoding peptide chain release factor 2 (programmed frameshift) — translation MELADIRNELEKTAKKLADFRGSLDLENKEARIAELDEIMLQPDFWDDQQKAQAIINEANGLKDLVNEFNDMNETLENLELTYELVKEENDAELQEELEKELKDLTKRVNQFELQLLLSEPYDKNNAILELHPGAGGTESQDWGSMLLRMYTRWAEKKGFKVETLDYLPGEEAGIKSVTLAIKGHNAYGYLKAEKGVHRLVRISPFDASGRRHTSFVSCEVMPEFNDEIEIEIRPEDLKIDTYRSSGAGGQHVNTTDSAVRITHIPTGIVVTCQTERSQIKNRERAMNMLKAKLYQKKIEEQEKELAEIRGEQKEIGWGSQIRSYVFHPYSLVKDHRTNVEIGNVQAVMDGEIDPFINAYLRSRLK, via the exons ATGGAATTAGCAGACATTCGCAATGAACTTGAAAAAACAGCTAAGAAATTAGCGGACTTTAGGGGGTCTCTT GACCTCGAAAATAAAGAAGCCCGAATAGCCGAACTTGATGAGATAATGCTTCAGCCAGACTTCTGGGATGATCAGCAAAAAGCCCAGGCAATTATCAATGAAGCGAACGGCTTAAAAGACCTTGTCAATGAATTTAATGACATGAATGAAACATTAGAAAATCTGGAGTTAACATATGAACTCGTAAAAGAAGAAAATGACGCTGAATTGCAAGAAGAATTAGAGAAAGAACTGAAGGACTTAACAAAACGAGTAAATCAGTTTGAACTCCAGCTTCTCCTCAGCGAACCATACGATAAAAACAATGCGATCTTGGAACTCCACCCGGGTGCAGGCGGCACCGAATCTCAAGATTGGGGCTCCATGCTGCTTCGCATGTATACACGGTGGGCAGAGAAAAAAGGGTTTAAGGTGGAAACGCTCGATTATCTGCCTGGCGAAGAAGCCGGTATTAAGAGTGTTACGCTGGCGATTAAAGGCCATAATGCTTACGGATATTTAAAAGCGGAAAAAGGGGTTCACCGCCTTGTACGGATTTCTCCGTTTGATGCGTCGGGCCGCCGCCATACTTCCTTTGTTTCCTGTGAGGTAATGCCGGAATTTAACGATGAAATTGAAATCGAAATCCGTCCGGAAGATTTGAAGATCGATACGTACCGTTCCAGCGGCGCCGGCGGACAGCACGTTAACACAACTGACTCTGCCGTCCGGATTACACACATTCCAACGGGTATAGTCGTAACATGCCAAACAGAGCGCTCGCAAATCAAAAACCGCGAACGCGCGATGAACATGTTAAAAGCAAAGCTTTATCAGAAGAAAATTGAAGAGCAAGAAAAGGAACTTGCAGAAATCCGCGGGGAACAAAAAGAAATCGGCTGGGGAAGCCAAATCCGATCATACGTGTTCCATCCTTATTCTCTAGTTAAAGACCACCGTACCAATGTGGAAATAGGGAACGTTCAGGCGGTCATGGACGGTGAAATTGATCCGTTTATTAATGCCTACTTGCGTTCGAGATTAAAATAA
- a CDS encoding YitT family protein, whose product MKKKRNQPDNPKLEKIWEYFYVLAGSAIIAIAFNVFLLPNRVASGGVSGISTLLHALLGWEPAYVQWAFNIPLFIAGLILLGKQFGSKTLVGTVFLPFVVFLTNDWNAWTHEPLLGSIFGGIGVGLGLGIVFRGRASTGGTDLAAQIINKYTGLSLGTCVAIIDGLIVLTAAVVFDIERGLYALIALYVTSKTIDLVQVGFSRSKMAMIITNKQEEIRNGILNKIDRGVTKLTAYGGYTDHERPVLMCVVDQTEFTKLKQLVKTIDPTAFIVVMDASEVLGEGFKRV is encoded by the coding sequence ATGAAGAAAAAGAGGAATCAACCGGATAATCCGAAATTAGAAAAAATATGGGAATATTTTTATGTCTTGGCAGGGTCTGCAATCATTGCGATTGCATTTAATGTGTTTCTGCTTCCCAACAGGGTTGCATCTGGCGGCGTCAGCGGCATAAGCACGCTATTGCACGCACTCTTGGGCTGGGAGCCGGCTTACGTCCAATGGGCTTTCAACATTCCGTTGTTTATTGCCGGGCTGATCCTTTTAGGGAAGCAATTCGGATCGAAGACACTTGTTGGAACCGTATTTTTGCCTTTTGTTGTCTTTTTGACAAACGACTGGAACGCTTGGACACATGAACCGCTTCTTGGATCGATATTCGGGGGGATTGGTGTCGGGCTTGGCCTCGGAATTGTTTTTCGCGGAAGAGCTTCGACGGGTGGAACCGATCTGGCGGCGCAAATCATTAATAAATATACCGGTCTGTCATTAGGCACATGTGTAGCAATCATTGATGGCTTGATTGTTTTGACGGCTGCTGTTGTTTTTGATATAGAACGAGGTCTGTATGCTCTGATTGCACTTTATGTTACGAGCAAGACGATTGATCTCGTTCAGGTGGGATTCAGCCGTTCGAAAATGGCAATGATTATCACAAACAAACAGGAAGAAATTCGCAATGGAATTTTGAATAAAATTGACCGTGGTGTGACAAAACTAACAGCATATGGAGGGTACACCGACCATGAACGCCCGGTTTTAATGTGTGTAGTCGATCAAACGGAGTTCACAAAATTGAAACAACTGGTCAAAACCATTGATCCGACAGCATTTATCGTTGTAATGGATGCTTCGGAGGTACTTGGCGAGGGTTTTAAACGGGTCTAA